Proteins encoded together in one Lathyrus oleraceus cultivar Zhongwan6 chromosome 5, CAAS_Psat_ZW6_1.0, whole genome shotgun sequence window:
- the LOC127079596 gene encoding uncharacterized protein LOC127079596, translating to MRTDIDSMQDKMDHLLETMLLLAQKEKDDETSVEARRVAAQFGSPSLSILEVTNLDGNHAHTKGGPIPIPVPMVNMNPHEHSATSARHGSVMGDEDLYDAFSMPQPVKPVVGGLLDPTVERLHVLEKKFKSLEVHTTPGLDVVDMCPVSGLRIPQKFKVPDFDKYKGISCPRTHLRAYCHKMAAHISNNQLLIHYFQDNLSGASLECYMQLERG from the coding sequence ATGAGGAcagacattgactccatgcaggaTAAGATGGACCACTTACTTGAAACTATGTTGCTCTTAGCCCAGAAGGAGAAAGATGATGAGACTAGCGTCGAAGCCAGAAGAGTTGCTGCTCAGTTTGGATCGCCATCGCTTAGCATCCTTGAAGTAACTAACCTTGATGGTAATCATGCCCATACTAAAGGAGGACCCATCCCTATTCCTGTTCCCATGGTCAACATGAACCCCcatgagcattctgctacatctgctcgaCACGGATCCgtgatgggtgatgaagatctATATGATGCTTTCTCCATGCCACAACCCGTCAAGCCCGTTGTTGGAGGTCTCCTAGACCCAACTGTTGAGAGACTCCATGTTCTGGAAAAGAAAttcaagtccttggaggttcacactactcccggtttggacgtTGTCGATATGTGCCCGGTGTCAGGTTTGAGGATTCCGCagaaattcaaagtcccggactttgacaagtacaaaggaATTAGCTGCCCGAGAACTCACCTCAGAGCTTACTGTCACAAGATGGCTGCCCACATTAGCAATAATCAACTCTTaattcattatttccaagataacctcagtggggcatccttggagtgtTACATGCAGCTAGAAAGAGGATAG